A single window of Microbispora hainanensis DNA harbors:
- a CDS encoding patatin-like phospholipase family protein — translation MTTALVLGGGGVAGIAWEAGIVTGLRRLGVDLGTADRIIGTSAGSVVGTLVATGADLEEAIAHQVEVDTGPPPAADLDEVMQAFAVLFDPDIDRREARRRVGQMALAARVDHYADRLAAVGERLPVKEWPERELLITSVDAATGEFVVWDRSSGAPLVLAVASSCAVPMVFPPVEINGRRYVDGGVRSTTNADLAAGARTLVVLEPLGNLTPRAVLEAEMAKAGASASYVVHPDAASTAVFGENVLDPALWGPAFAAGLDQAAALAEPIAAVWS, via the coding sequence ATGACTACTGCTCTCGTGCTCGGCGGCGGAGGAGTCGCCGGCATCGCCTGGGAAGCGGGGATCGTCACCGGCCTGCGCCGTCTCGGCGTGGACCTGGGGACGGCGGACCGGATCATCGGCACCTCGGCAGGCTCCGTCGTCGGCACGCTCGTGGCCACCGGCGCCGACCTGGAGGAGGCGATCGCCCACCAGGTCGAGGTGGACACCGGCCCGCCCCCGGCCGCCGACCTGGACGAGGTCATGCAGGCGTTCGCCGTGCTGTTCGACCCGGACATCGACCGGCGGGAGGCCCGCCGCAGGGTCGGCCAGATGGCCCTGGCGGCCAGGGTCGACCACTACGCCGACCGGCTCGCGGCGGTCGGCGAACGGCTGCCGGTGAAGGAGTGGCCCGAGCGCGAGCTGCTGATCACCAGCGTGGACGCGGCCACCGGCGAGTTCGTCGTGTGGGACCGGTCCTCCGGCGCGCCGCTGGTGCTGGCCGTCGCGTCGAGCTGCGCCGTGCCGATGGTCTTCCCGCCCGTGGAGATCAACGGCCGCAGGTACGTGGACGGCGGCGTCCGCTCCACGACCAACGCCGACCTCGCGGCGGGCGCACGCACCCTCGTGGTGCTCGAACCGCTCGGCAACCTGACCCCCAGGGCCGTCCTCGAAGCCGAGATGGCGAAGGCCGGGGCGTCCGCGTCGTACGTCGTCCACCCCGACGCGGCCTCCACTGCGGTGTTCGGCGAGAACGTCCTCGACCCGGCTCTGTGGGGACCTGCCTTCGCGGCGGGGCTCGACCAGGCCGCCGCCCTCGCCGAGCCGATCGCCGCCGTCTGGTCCTGA
- a CDS encoding cellulose binding domain-containing protein gives MRRFASMLVVAAVALVTAVIRMSPVSAVAADPYTFKNVQIAGGGFVPGIVFSQAQKDLIYARTDIGGAYRWNQSSQTWTPLLDWVGWSNWGYNGVVSIAPDPVDANKVYAAVGMYTNSWDPNNGAILRSSNKGDTWQVSPLPFKLGGNMPGRGMGERLAVDPNKNSILYFGAPSGNGLWRSTDSGATWSKVTNFPNVGNYVASPGDAYNGDNQGVVWVTFDKRTGTSGNATQTIYVGVADKSNTVYRTTNGGTSWERVAGQPTGYIAHKGVLDTTNGYLYIATSDTGGPYDGAKGDVWRYATATGTWTQISPIPSSSGDDYFGYSGLTIDRQHPGTIMVATQVSWWPDAIFFRSTDSGANWTRIWDWTSYPNRSFRYKMDISAAPWLTFGTNPQPPEVTPKLGWMNESVEIDPFDSDRMMYGTGATIYGTTDLTKWDSGGQFTIKPMVKGLEETAVLDLISPPSGAPLISALGDLGGFRHTNLDAVPSSMFTQPVFTSGTSLDYAETNPSVMVRAGNFTDSDRPNDSHVAFSTDGGANWFQGTEPGGINNGGTVAAAADGSRFVWAPGDPGIQVVYSVGFGNSWTASSGVPAGAIVESDRVNAQKFYAFSNGRFYVSTNGGASFSATAASGLPTTGVHFKALPGKEGDIWLAGEGGLWHSTDSGASFTKLSNVSSSINIGFGKAAPGKSYQALYLAGTVDGVQGLFRSDDTGASWVRINDDQHQYGNMGEALTGDPRIYGRVYLGTNGRGIIYGDRTGGSTPSPSPSPSASPTRSPSPSPSASPSTSPSPSPSPSPSASPSRSPSPSPSPSASPSGGKACSATYTVVNQWPGGFQGEVTVTNTGGSSISGWSVKWAFANGQTISQLWNGTVSQSGANVTVTNVSYNGSVGVGASTTFGFQASWNGTNAVPSPVTCTAS, from the coding sequence ATGCGAAGATTCGCATCCATGCTCGTGGTCGCCGCCGTGGCCCTGGTCACGGCCGTGATCAGAATGAGCCCCGTGTCGGCCGTGGCCGCCGACCCGTACACGTTCAAGAACGTGCAGATCGCCGGTGGAGGCTTCGTCCCCGGCATCGTGTTCAGCCAGGCCCAGAAGGACCTCATCTACGCCCGCACCGACATCGGCGGCGCGTACCGCTGGAACCAGTCCTCCCAGACGTGGACGCCGCTGCTCGACTGGGTCGGCTGGTCCAACTGGGGCTACAACGGCGTCGTAAGCATCGCCCCCGACCCGGTGGACGCCAACAAGGTGTACGCCGCCGTCGGCATGTACACCAACAGCTGGGACCCCAACAACGGCGCGATCCTGCGCTCGTCGAACAAGGGCGACACCTGGCAGGTGAGCCCGCTGCCGTTCAAGCTGGGCGGCAACATGCCCGGCCGTGGCATGGGCGAGCGCCTCGCGGTGGACCCGAACAAGAACAGCATCCTCTACTTCGGCGCGCCCAGCGGCAACGGCCTGTGGCGGAGCACCGACTCCGGCGCCACCTGGTCGAAGGTGACGAACTTCCCCAACGTCGGCAACTACGTCGCCAGCCCCGGTGACGCCTACAACGGCGACAACCAGGGCGTCGTCTGGGTGACCTTCGACAAGCGGACCGGCACGTCGGGCAACGCCACCCAGACGATCTACGTGGGCGTGGCCGACAAGAGCAACACCGTCTACCGCACCACCAACGGCGGCACCTCGTGGGAGCGGGTCGCCGGCCAGCCCACCGGCTACATCGCCCACAAGGGCGTGCTCGACACGACCAACGGCTACCTCTACATCGCCACCAGCGACACCGGCGGCCCGTACGACGGCGCCAAGGGCGACGTGTGGCGCTACGCCACCGCCACCGGCACCTGGACCCAGATCAGCCCGATCCCGTCGAGCAGCGGCGACGACTACTTCGGCTACAGCGGCCTGACCATCGACCGCCAGCACCCCGGCACGATCATGGTCGCCACCCAGGTCTCCTGGTGGCCCGACGCGATCTTCTTCAGGAGCACCGACAGCGGCGCGAACTGGACCCGCATCTGGGACTGGACCTCCTACCCGAACCGCAGCTTCCGCTACAAGATGGACATCTCCGCCGCTCCGTGGCTGACCTTCGGCACGAACCCCCAGCCGCCCGAGGTCACGCCCAAGCTCGGCTGGATGAACGAGTCGGTGGAGATCGACCCGTTCGACTCCGACCGGATGATGTACGGCACCGGCGCGACGATCTACGGCACCACCGACCTCACCAAGTGGGACTCGGGCGGCCAGTTCACCATCAAGCCGATGGTGAAGGGCCTGGAGGAGACCGCCGTGCTCGACCTGATCAGCCCGCCGAGCGGCGCCCCGCTGATCAGCGCGCTCGGCGACCTCGGCGGCTTCCGGCACACCAACCTCGACGCCGTGCCGTCCTCGATGTTCACCCAGCCCGTCTTCACCTCCGGCACCTCGCTCGACTACGCCGAGACCAACCCGAGCGTGATGGTGCGGGCCGGCAACTTCACCGACTCCGACCGCCCGAACGACAGCCACGTGGCGTTCTCCACCGACGGCGGGGCCAACTGGTTCCAGGGCACCGAGCCGGGCGGGATCAACAACGGCGGCACGGTCGCGGCGGCGGCCGACGGCAGCCGCTTCGTCTGGGCCCCCGGCGACCCCGGCATCCAGGTCGTCTACTCCGTCGGCTTCGGCAACAGCTGGACCGCCTCCAGCGGCGTCCCGGCAGGCGCGATCGTCGAGTCCGACCGCGTGAACGCGCAGAAGTTCTACGCCTTCTCGAACGGCAGGTTCTACGTGAGCACCAACGGCGGCGCGAGCTTCAGCGCCACCGCGGCGAGCGGGCTGCCCACCACCGGCGTGCACTTCAAGGCGCTGCCCGGCAAGGAGGGCGACATCTGGCTCGCCGGCGAGGGCGGCCTGTGGCACTCCACCGACTCGGGCGCCTCGTTCACCAAGCTGTCCAACGTCAGCAGCTCGATCAACATCGGCTTCGGCAAGGCGGCGCCCGGCAAGAGCTACCAGGCGCTCTACCTCGCCGGCACCGTGGACGGCGTGCAGGGCCTGTTCCGGTCCGACGACACCGGCGCGAGCTGGGTGCGCATCAACGACGACCAGCACCAGTACGGCAACATGGGCGAGGCCCTGACCGGCGACCCGCGGATCTACGGCCGGGTCTATCTCGGCACGAACGGCCGGGGCATCATCTACGGCGACCGCACCGGCGGCTCCACCCCATCACCGTCGCCGTCGCCGTCCGCGTCTCCGACGAGGTCGCCGTCCCCGAGCCCGTCGGCCTCTCCGTCCACGTCGCCGTCGCCCTCGCCCTCGCCGAGCCCCTCTGCGTCGCCGTCGCGCAGCCCGTCCCCGAGCCCGTCGCCTTCGGCGAGCCCGTCGGGCGGCAAGGCGTGCTCGGCGACGTACACGGTGGTCAACCAGTGGCCGGGCGGCTTCCAGGGCGAGGTCACGGTGACCAACACCGGCGGCTCCTCGATCAGCGGCTGGAGCGTCAAGTGGGCCTTCGCGAACGGCCAGACGATCAGCCAGCTCTGGAACGGCACGGTCAGCCAGTCCGGGGCGAACGTCACCGTCACCAACGTGAGCTACAACGGCTCGGTCGGCGTCGGGGCGTCCACCACGTTCGGGTTCCAGGCGAGCTGGAACGGCACCAACGCCGTCCCGTCGCCCGTGACCTGCACCGCCTCGTGA
- a CDS encoding phosphotransferase gives MTGLSEEWGGTGWDSQARSVDGRWVERRPRRPEVAARLLMETRLMPWLAQRLPLPVPIPHVLRQEPLVVRHEMVAGEPLAAFDAAGGRTLGAFLRALHATGPAQAVRRGAPSAREALRDRAATLEDFGIRVMPLLPDDRRGAAWALPDAVAASPADALVHGDLGPEHVLARNGVVSGVIDFGDAHVGDPALDLAWALHGAPPLFARAVAAEYGAAPDLVERALLWHRLGPWHEVTYGLDTGDPDTVRSGLGGVLARLPRRACETA, from the coding sequence GTGACGGGACTGTCGGAGGAGTGGGGCGGGACGGGCTGGGACAGTCAGGCGCGGTCGGTCGATGGGCGGTGGGTGGAGCGCCGTCCCAGGCGGCCGGAGGTCGCCGCGCGGCTGCTCATGGAGACCCGCCTGATGCCGTGGCTCGCACAACGGCTGCCGTTGCCCGTCCCGATCCCTCACGTGCTTCGACAGGAGCCGTTGGTCGTACGGCACGAGATGGTCGCCGGTGAGCCGCTCGCGGCCTTCGACGCCGCGGGCGGACGGACGCTGGGCGCGTTCCTGCGGGCTCTGCACGCGACCGGCCCGGCGCAGGCCGTACGGCGTGGCGCGCCGTCGGCACGGGAAGCGCTGCGGGATCGGGCGGCGACGCTGGAAGACTTCGGCATCCGCGTGATGCCGCTCCTGCCGGACGACCGGAGAGGGGCCGCCTGGGCCTTGCCGGATGCCGTGGCCGCGTCGCCTGCCGATGCCCTGGTCCACGGGGACCTGGGGCCCGAGCATGTGCTGGCGCGGAACGGCGTGGTGAGCGGCGTCATCGACTTCGGCGACGCGCACGTCGGCGATCCGGCGCTCGACCTGGCGTGGGCGCTCCACGGCGCCCCGCCGCTGTTCGCCCGGGCCGTCGCGGCGGAGTACGGCGCCGCGCCGGATCTCGTCGAACGGGCACTGCTGTGGCATCGGCTCGGCCCGTGGCACGAGGTCACGTACGGCCTCGACACCGGTGACCCGGACACGGTGCGCAGCGGGCTCGGGGGCGTCCTCGCCCGCCTTCCCCGTCGAGCCTGTGAGACCGCGTGA
- the pta gene encoding phosphate acetyltransferase: protein MAIGVYVAAGDARSNKGTIALGMIELLTRQVGTVGVFRPVVRSGREDSLVNTARSRFGIGLPYAMCTGVTYEEVHADEERAAGEILARYRALAGRCDAVVVIGTDYTDVGAPTEFVFNAELAANLGTPVMNVVTGLDRTPDEIAAAVEMSRKELAERHATELATVVTRVAPGLVDEVAARVPAYVLPEVRRLSAPTVSDLMAACDGELFMGDADQLGRETGGLMIGAMSLPNILERLTEGLAVVVPADRAAALVPGLLAAHKAPTFPALSAIILNGGLELPDAVVRLLKGMDIRLPIITTGGGTFETATKLSKAEGRFSPDAKGKIDTALGVFAEHVDGAALLRSLQVTKAAAITPLMFEYDLLDRARADRRHIVLPEGTEPRILRAADSLLRRGVAELTLLGDEREIRLAAATMGLAVDGARVVSPFDPELRELFAEEYARLRAHKGVTVGQARDIVTDVSYFGTMMVHLGLADGMVSGAAHTTAHTIRPSFEIIKTSPGVGVVSSVFFMCLADRVLVYGDCAVVPDPTAAQLADIAISSAATAARFGVEPRVAMLSYSTGESGAGPEVDKVREATARVRALRPDLPVEGPIQYDAAAEPSVARTKMPGSAVAGRATVFVVPDLNTGNNLYKAVQRSAGAVAIGPVLQGLRKPVNDLSRGATVGDIVNTVAITAIQAQAYGETQ, encoded by the coding sequence ATGGCGATCGGGGTTTACGTCGCGGCCGGCGACGCGAGGAGCAACAAGGGCACGATCGCCCTCGGCATGATCGAACTACTGACCCGCCAGGTGGGCACTGTCGGCGTGTTCCGGCCGGTCGTCCGGTCGGGCCGCGAGGACAGCCTGGTCAACACCGCGCGCAGCCGCTTCGGGATCGGCCTGCCGTACGCCATGTGCACCGGCGTCACCTACGAGGAGGTGCACGCCGACGAGGAGCGCGCGGCGGGGGAGATCCTGGCCCGTTATCGGGCGCTCGCCGGGCGGTGCGACGCGGTCGTGGTGATCGGCACCGACTACACCGACGTGGGCGCGCCCACCGAGTTCGTGTTCAACGCCGAGCTCGCCGCCAACCTCGGCACGCCGGTGATGAACGTGGTCACCGGGCTCGACCGCACCCCCGACGAGATCGCCGCGGCGGTCGAGATGTCGCGCAAGGAGCTGGCCGAGCGGCACGCCACCGAGCTGGCCACGGTCGTCACGCGGGTCGCCCCCGGCCTGGTGGACGAGGTGGCCGCCCGCGTCCCCGCGTACGTCCTGCCGGAGGTGCGGCGGCTGTCCGCGCCGACGGTCAGCGACCTGATGGCCGCCTGCGACGGCGAGCTGTTCATGGGCGACGCCGACCAGCTCGGCCGGGAGACGGGCGGGCTGATGATCGGCGCGATGTCGCTGCCGAACATCCTGGAGCGCCTCACCGAGGGCCTGGCGGTCGTCGTCCCCGCCGACCGCGCCGCCGCGCTGGTGCCGGGGCTGCTGGCGGCGCACAAGGCCCCCACGTTCCCCGCCCTGTCGGCGATCATCCTCAACGGCGGGCTGGAGCTGCCGGACGCCGTCGTCCGCCTCCTGAAGGGCATGGACATCCGGCTGCCGATCATCACGACCGGCGGCGGCACGTTCGAGACCGCGACCAAGCTGTCGAAGGCCGAGGGCCGGTTCAGCCCGGACGCCAAGGGCAAGATCGACACCGCGCTCGGGGTCTTCGCCGAGCACGTCGACGGCGCGGCGCTGCTGCGCAGCCTGCAGGTCACCAAGGCCGCCGCGATCACCCCGCTCATGTTCGAGTACGACCTGCTGGACCGCGCCCGCGCCGACCGCAGGCACATCGTGCTGCCGGAGGGCACCGAGCCGCGGATCCTGCGCGCCGCCGACAGCCTGCTGCGCCGGGGGGTCGCCGAGCTGACCCTGCTGGGCGACGAGCGCGAGATCCGGCTGGCGGCGGCCACGATGGGCCTGGCCGTCGACGGCGCCCGCGTGGTCAGCCCGTTCGACCCCGAGCTGCGCGAGCTGTTCGCCGAGGAGTACGCCCGGCTGCGCGCGCACAAGGGCGTGACCGTCGGGCAGGCCCGCGACATCGTCACCGACGTCTCCTACTTCGGCACGATGATGGTCCACCTCGGGCTGGCCGACGGCATGGTCTCGGGCGCCGCCCACACCACCGCCCACACGATCAGGCCGTCGTTCGAGATCATCAAGACCTCGCCGGGCGTCGGCGTCGTGTCCAGCGTGTTCTTCATGTGCCTGGCCGACCGCGTTCTCGTGTACGGCGACTGCGCCGTGGTGCCCGATCCCACGGCCGCCCAGCTCGCCGACATCGCGATCTCGTCGGCCGCCACGGCCGCGAGGTTCGGGGTCGAGCCGCGCGTGGCCATGCTGTCGTACTCGACCGGCGAGTCCGGCGCGGGGCCCGAGGTGGACAAGGTGCGCGAGGCCACCGCGCGGGTGCGCGCGCTGCGGCCGGACCTGCCCGTCGAGGGTCCGATCCAGTACGACGCCGCGGCCGAGCCGAGCGTGGCGCGGACCAAGATGCCCGGCAGCGCGGTGGCCGGGCGGGCGACGGTGTTCGTGGTGCCCGACCTCAACACGGGCAACAACCTCTACAAGGCCGTGCAGCGCAGCGCCGGGGCGGTCGCGATCGGGCCGGTCCTGCAGGGCCTGCGCAAGCCGGTCAACGACCTGTCCCGCGGCGCGACCGTGGGCGACATCGTCAACACCGTCGCGATCACGGCCATCCAGGCGCAGGCGTACGGGGAGACACAATGA
- a CDS encoding acetate kinase: protein MSGQVLVLNTGSSSIKYRLIDMGSRRAVAGGVIERIAEDESVLTHDGVRTERRVADHEEGLKAVLAAFAEHGPPLDGVTAVGHRVVHGGSRFVTPVLIDDEVERAIEEMAPLAPLHNPANLEGIRVARRAFPGLPHVAVFDTAFHSTIPPYAYTYAVPREWTRKLGVRRYGFHGTSTAYVSRRAAALLGRPYDEVNSIVLHLGNGASATAVRGGRSVDTSMGITPLAGLVMGTRSGDVDPALGAYLGRVAGMDLASVDAALNKESGLLGMCGANDMREVWRLADSGDADARLALDVYGYRVRAYIGAYCAALGHVDALVFTGGVGENSPRVRALATTGLTRLGIEVDPDRNTAESAEARVVSPEGAEVAVLVVPTNEELEIAEQTAACLGGA from the coding sequence GTGAGCGGGCAGGTCCTCGTCCTCAACACGGGGTCGTCGTCCATCAAATACCGCCTCATCGACATGGGGTCGCGGCGGGCCGTGGCCGGTGGGGTGATCGAGCGCATCGCCGAGGACGAGAGCGTGCTCACCCACGACGGCGTGCGGACCGAGCGCCGGGTGGCCGACCACGAGGAGGGGCTCAAGGCGGTGCTCGCGGCCTTCGCCGAGCACGGGCCGCCGCTCGACGGCGTGACCGCCGTGGGGCATCGGGTCGTCCACGGCGGCAGCCGGTTCGTCACGCCGGTGCTGATCGACGACGAGGTCGAGCGGGCCATCGAGGAGATGGCGCCGCTGGCGCCGCTGCACAACCCGGCCAACCTGGAGGGCATCCGGGTCGCCCGGCGGGCCTTTCCCGGCCTGCCGCACGTCGCCGTCTTCGACACCGCCTTCCACAGCACGATCCCGCCGTACGCGTACACCTATGCCGTCCCCCGCGAGTGGACCCGCAAGCTGGGGGTGCGCCGCTACGGCTTCCACGGCACCTCCACGGCGTACGTCTCCCGGAGGGCGGCGGCGCTGCTCGGCCGGCCGTACGACGAGGTGAACTCGATCGTGCTGCACCTCGGCAACGGCGCGAGCGCGACGGCGGTGCGCGGCGGGCGCAGCGTGGACACCTCGATGGGAATCACCCCGCTCGCCGGGCTGGTGATGGGCACCCGTTCCGGGGATGTCGACCCGGCTCTGGGGGCTTACCTCGGCCGGGTCGCGGGCATGGATCTCGCCAGTGTCGACGCGGCGCTCAACAAGGAGAGCGGCCTGCTCGGCATGTGCGGCGCCAACGACATGCGGGAGGTGTGGCGGCTGGCCGACTCGGGCGACGCGGACGCCCGGCTCGCGCTCGACGTCTACGGCTACCGCGTGCGGGCCTACATCGGGGCCTACTGTGCGGCGCTCGGCCACGTGGACGCCCTCGTTTTCACCGGCGGGGTGGGGGAGAACAGCCCCCGGGTCCGCGCGCTCGCGACGACCGGGCTCACCAGGCTCGGCATTGAGGTCGATCCCGATCGCAACACCGCCGAGTCGGCGGAGGCGAGGGTGGTCTCACCGGAGGGCGCCGAGGTGGCGGTGCTGGTGGTGCCCACCAACGAAGAACTGGAGATCGCCGAGCAGACCGCCGCCTGCCTCGGGGGCGCGTGA
- a CDS encoding TIGR02611 family protein, producing the protein MATAEDSRTGGHEETADRPGRLDRIRATPAGRLTLRIVVGVIGTALVVTGLIMVPFPGPGWLVVFAGLAVLATEFTWASRLLAFAKDKVMAATGWLKRQNWFVRIIAGALTLLIAAAIVWASIRLTFGIDLIHEAREFLVRPPLSL; encoded by the coding sequence GTGGCGACGGCTGAGGACAGTCGTACGGGTGGACACGAGGAGACCGCCGATCGGCCGGGCAGACTCGACCGGATCCGCGCGACTCCCGCGGGCCGGCTGACGCTGCGGATCGTCGTCGGGGTGATCGGGACCGCGCTCGTGGTCACCGGTCTGATCATGGTGCCGTTCCCGGGGCCGGGCTGGCTGGTGGTCTTCGCCGGGCTCGCCGTGCTGGCCACGGAGTTCACCTGGGCGTCGCGGCTGCTGGCGTTCGCCAAGGACAAGGTCATGGCGGCGACCGGCTGGCTGAAGCGGCAGAACTGGTTCGTCCGCATCATCGCGGGCGCGCTCACGCTGCTCATCGCCGCGGCCATCGTCTGGGCGTCGATCCGGCTGACCTTCGGGATCGACCTGATCCACGAGGCCCGCGAGTTCCTGGTCCGGCCCCCGTTGTCGCTGTGA
- a CDS encoding M20 metallopeptidase family protein — translation MTLQDDLVELRRALHREPEIGLDLPRTQEKVLAALDGLPLEITTGQRLSSVTAVLRGGHPGPAVLLRADMDALPVQEKTDVPYRSRFDGRMHACGHDLHTAMLVGAARLLTERRADLAGDVVLMFQPGEEGDEGARLMIEEGVLDAAGARAVAAYGMHVFATTIPRGLFLTRGGPVLAAADTLTVTVRGRGGHGSSPHRALDPIPAACEIVTALQTHVTRGYDVFDPVVVTVGSFHAGTTDNVIPDEAVFEATVRTFSAGARDRVREGLVRLARGIGEAHGLTVECAFGIGYPVTVNDDAEAEFAAHTVRETLGEDRYFPLPTPATGSEDFSYVLERVPGAFLVVGACPPGRDLATAPANHSAEAEFDDAILSDGATLLTELAIRRLART, via the coding sequence ATGACCCTTCAGGATGACCTCGTCGAGCTTCGCCGCGCGCTGCACCGGGAGCCGGAGATCGGCCTCGACCTGCCCCGCACGCAGGAGAAGGTGCTCGCGGCGCTCGACGGCCTGCCCCTGGAGATCACCACCGGCCAGCGTCTGTCATCGGTGACCGCGGTCCTGCGCGGCGGCCACCCCGGCCCCGCCGTACTGCTGCGCGCCGACATGGACGCGCTGCCGGTGCAGGAGAAGACCGACGTGCCCTACCGGTCGCGGTTCGACGGCCGCATGCACGCCTGCGGCCACGACCTGCACACGGCCATGCTGGTGGGGGCCGCCCGCCTGCTCACCGAGCGCCGCGCCGACCTCGCCGGAGACGTGGTGCTGATGTTCCAGCCGGGCGAGGAGGGCGACGAGGGCGCCCGGCTGATGATCGAGGAGGGCGTGCTCGACGCGGCCGGGGCCAGGGCCGTCGCGGCGTACGGCATGCACGTCTTCGCCACGACGATCCCGCGCGGGCTGTTCCTGACCAGGGGCGGGCCCGTGCTGGCCGCGGCCGACACGCTGACCGTGACCGTGCGCGGCAGAGGCGGCCACGGGTCCTCGCCGCACCGCGCCCTCGACCCGATCCCCGCCGCCTGCGAGATCGTGACGGCCCTGCAGACCCACGTGACCCGCGGCTACGACGTGTTCGACCCGGTCGTGGTGACGGTGGGCAGCTTCCACGCCGGCACCACCGACAACGTGATCCCGGACGAGGCCGTCTTCGAGGCCACCGTACGCACCTTCTCGGCCGGCGCGCGCGACCGCGTCAGGGAGGGCCTGGTCAGGCTCGCCCGCGGCATCGGCGAGGCGCACGGCCTCACCGTCGAGTGCGCGTTCGGCATCGGCTATCCGGTGACGGTGAACGACGACGCCGAGGCGGAGTTCGCCGCCCACACGGTGCGGGAGACCCTCGGTGAGGACCGCTACTTCCCGCTGCCCACCCCGGCGACCGGCTCGGAGGACTTCTCGTACGTGCTGGAGCGGGTGCCGGGGGCGTTCCTCGTGGTCGGCGCCTGCCCGCCCGGCCGCGATCTCGCCACCGCCCCGGCCAACCACTCGGCGGAGGCGGAGTTCGACGACGCCATCCTGTCCGACGGCGCGACGCTGCTCACCGAGCTCGCGATCCGCAGGCTGGCCCGCACCTGA
- a CDS encoding GroES family chaperonin translates to MADPKFEIQMLHDRVMVRVQRDSEERRSSAGIVIPATVKMANRLVWGEVCGAGANVRSVKAGDKVLFNPEDQYEVEVQGQLYLVLRERDLHAVATQQTDHGTGLYL, encoded by the coding sequence GTGGCTGACCCGAAGTTCGAGATCCAGATGCTCCACGACCGCGTGATGGTCAGGGTTCAGCGGGACTCCGAGGAGCGGCGCAGCAGCGCGGGCATCGTCATCCCGGCCACGGTCAAGATGGCCAACCGGCTCGTCTGGGGCGAGGTGTGCGGCGCGGGCGCCAACGTCAGGTCGGTCAAGGCCGGCGACAAGGTCCTGTTCAACCCTGAAGACCAGTACGAGGTCGAGGTCCAGGGCCAGCTCTACCTGGTGCTGCGCGAGCGCGACCTGCACGCCGTGGCGACACAGCAGACCGACCACGGCACCGGCCTCTACCTCTGA
- a CDS encoding DUF1349 domain-containing protein — translation MAFDGFTWINEPAEWSQSGDGLRAVARAQTDLWQQTHYGYSYDTAHMFGRQVAGDARLTVTFEAGYAEQYDQAGAVLRIDEQNWIKAGVEFVDGGHQLSVVVTRGFSDWSVTPAPAGLVSATFDLERAGDAVTVRYGVNGAEPDHLLRLAYFPPGTPALAGVMCAAPVGKGFETRFTRVSLR, via the coding sequence ATGGCGTTCGACGGCTTCACGTGGATCAACGAGCCCGCCGAATGGTCGCAGTCCGGGGACGGCCTGCGGGCCGTAGCGCGCGCCCAGACCGACCTGTGGCAGCAGACGCACTACGGCTACTCGTACGACACCGCCCACATGTTCGGCCGCCAGGTCGCCGGGGACGCGCGGCTGACCGTGACGTTCGAGGCCGGCTACGCCGAGCAGTACGACCAGGCCGGGGCCGTGCTGCGGATCGACGAGCAGAACTGGATCAAGGCGGGGGTCGAGTTCGTCGACGGCGGCCACCAGCTCAGCGTCGTCGTCACCCGCGGCTTCTCCGACTGGTCGGTCACGCCCGCGCCCGCCGGGCTCGTCTCCGCGACGTTCGACCTCGAACGAGCGGGCGACGCCGTGACCGTCCGATACGGCGTGAACGGCGCGGAGCCGGACCACCTGCTGCGCCTGGCCTACTTCCCGCCGGGCACGCCGGCCCTCGCCGGGGTCATGTGCGCCGCCCCGGTGGGCAAGGGCTTCGAGACCCGCTTCACCCGCGTGTCGCTCAGGTAG